The following are from one region of the Salicibibacter kimchii genome:
- a CDS encoding Hsp20/alpha crystallin family protein — translation MQNSFFPVKVFSRWYTNDAGFFGSSLTPAQTKTEEYWIIRFPIPGMRAENVIAYIDTHTLHIRFQQTTEEKQVNEKTGIVFAYQALMECATHTSLPANADPSSYSVVCCNDHVDIYFNILKGDEHE, via the coding sequence ATGCAAAATTCCTTTTTCCCTGTAAAGGTATTTAGCCGTTGGTACACGAATGACGCCGGTTTTTTTGGCTCGTCACTTACACCGGCGCAGACAAAAACAGAAGAGTATTGGATCATACGCTTCCCGATCCCGGGGATGCGCGCAGAGAACGTAATCGCCTACATTGACACTCACACGTTGCATATCCGCTTTCAACAAACGACGGAGGAAAAACAAGTGAACGAAAAAACTGGCATTGTTTTCGCTTACCAAGCATTGATGGAATGTGCTACGCATACATCGCTTCCCGCGAACGCAGACCCGAGCAGTTATTCCGTTGTTTGCTGCAACGATCATGTGGACATTTATTTCAATATCCTGAAAGGAGATGAGCATGAATGA
- the acnA gene encoding aconitate hydratase AcnA, with translation MGETNDMYQAKKTLNVGNETYHYYDLAALEKAGLGDISKLPYSIKVLLESLLRQQDGKVISSDHVESLAKWGTKDGGTEDVPFKPSRVILQDFTGVPAVVDLASLRKAMADVGGDPSSIDPAIPADLVVDHSVQVDQFGTSDSLARNMNLEFERNEERYKLLSWATQAFDNYSAVPPATGIVHQVNLEYLANVVHAKENEQGEKIAYPDTLVGTDSHTTMINGLGVLGWGVGGIEAEAGMLEQPSYFPSPEVVGVKFEGSLPPGATATDLALKVTQLLRSKNVVGKFVEFYGPGLKSMSLADRATISNMAPEYGATCGFFPVDEESLNYMRLTGRSEEQIALVKAYSQANGLFYSEDAIEPNYSEVVRVNLDKIEPALAGPKRPQDLIELNDMQQSFKEAVTGPEGNQGFGLDADELDKKVEITHPNGETSTLPTGAVTIAAITSCTNTSNPSVMIGAGLMAKKAVDKGLDVPAYVKTSLAPGSKVVTRYLEDSGLMPYLDELGFNLVGYGCTTCIGNTGPLPEEVEQAISDNDLLVSSVLSGNRNFEGRIHPFVRANYLASPPLVVAYALAGTVNVDLRNDSFGKDKDGNDVFFSDLWPSTTEVESFIQENVSPELFKEEYSSVFDNNERWNELQSSEDATLYDWDEASTYIQNPPFFENLSKDPQAIESLGGMRAIGKFGDSVTTDHISPAGSIAKDSPAGQYLQSKGLKPAQFNSYGSRRGNHEVMMRGTFANIRIRNQLAPGTEGGFTTHWPSGEVMPIYDAAMEYKKDNTGLVVLAGDDYGMGSSRDWAAKGTTLLGIKTVIAKSFERIHRSNLALMGVLPLQFKEGEGADELGLTGEETFRVDIDENVKPRQLVTVTAEDNDGNTKTFETIVRFDSDVEVDYYRHGGILPMVLRDKLTEEAKA, from the coding sequence ATGGGAGAAACCAATGACATGTATCAAGCAAAAAAAACGCTGAACGTAGGAAACGAAACCTACCATTATTACGACCTCGCCGCTTTGGAAAAAGCGGGTCTCGGTGACATTTCAAAGTTGCCTTATTCGATTAAAGTTTTATTGGAATCTTTGTTAAGACAACAAGATGGGAAAGTAATTTCCTCGGATCATGTGGAAAGCCTTGCCAAATGGGGGACGAAAGATGGCGGCACCGAAGATGTCCCATTTAAACCGTCCCGCGTTATCCTTCAGGATTTTACGGGGGTTCCCGCGGTTGTGGATCTCGCTTCGCTCCGAAAAGCGATGGCGGATGTCGGAGGCGACCCGTCGTCGATCGATCCCGCGATTCCGGCCGATCTCGTCGTCGATCACTCCGTGCAAGTGGATCAGTTCGGCACGAGCGATTCATTGGCGCGCAACATGAATCTTGAATTTGAACGGAACGAAGAACGGTATAAATTGTTGAGCTGGGCGACGCAGGCGTTTGATAATTATAGCGCTGTTCCACCGGCAACCGGCATCGTTCACCAGGTGAACTTGGAATATTTGGCGAATGTTGTGCACGCGAAGGAAAACGAACAAGGGGAAAAGATTGCCTATCCGGATACCCTCGTCGGAACGGATTCCCATACGACAATGATTAACGGCCTCGGTGTCCTTGGTTGGGGCGTTGGCGGCATCGAAGCGGAAGCCGGCATGTTGGAACAGCCGTCTTATTTTCCTTCCCCTGAAGTCGTCGGCGTAAAGTTTGAGGGCAGCCTGCCTCCCGGCGCGACTGCAACTGATTTGGCACTAAAAGTGACCCAGCTGTTGCGTTCGAAAAACGTCGTCGGCAAGTTCGTGGAATTCTACGGGCCCGGGCTGAAGTCCATGTCGCTCGCCGACCGTGCCACGATCTCAAACATGGCACCGGAATACGGGGCAACATGCGGATTCTTCCCGGTGGATGAAGAATCGTTGAATTACATGCGCCTGACAGGACGAAGCGAAGAGCAAATTGCGCTCGTGAAAGCCTATAGTCAGGCAAATGGATTGTTTTACAGCGAGGATGCCATTGAGCCGAACTATTCAGAAGTGGTTCGAGTGAATTTGGACAAAATTGAACCTGCGTTGGCCGGTCCGAAACGGCCTCAGGATTTGATTGAACTTAATGATATGCAACAGTCGTTCAAAGAAGCCGTTACCGGCCCGGAAGGCAATCAAGGGTTTGGACTTGACGCAGATGAATTGGACAAAAAAGTGGAGATTACGCATCCGAATGGCGAAACGTCCACGCTTCCTACCGGTGCGGTAACGATCGCGGCAATCACGAGCTGTACGAACACGTCCAACCCGTCCGTGATGATCGGTGCCGGATTAATGGCCAAAAAAGCGGTTGACAAAGGGCTTGATGTTCCGGCGTATGTGAAAACATCCCTCGCACCCGGATCGAAAGTCGTCACCCGCTATCTTGAAGATTCAGGTTTAATGCCGTATTTGGACGAGTTGGGTTTCAATCTCGTCGGCTATGGTTGTACGACTTGCATCGGCAACACGGGACCACTTCCGGAAGAAGTTGAGCAAGCCATTTCCGACAATGATTTGCTCGTCTCCTCGGTACTGAGCGGTAACCGCAACTTCGAAGGAAGGATTCACCCGTTCGTACGCGCCAATTACTTGGCATCCCCACCGCTCGTTGTCGCTTACGCGCTCGCGGGAACGGTTAATGTTGATCTTCGCAATGATTCCTTCGGGAAAGACAAAGACGGGAACGATGTATTTTTCAGCGACTTATGGCCAAGTACGACTGAAGTTGAATCGTTCATCCAGGAAAATGTTTCGCCTGAGCTCTTTAAAGAAGAATACAGCAGTGTATTCGACAATAATGAGCGTTGGAACGAGTTGCAGTCCAGTGAGGATGCAACCCTTTATGATTGGGATGAAGCATCCACCTATATTCAAAACCCACCGTTCTTTGAAAATCTTTCCAAAGACCCACAGGCAATTGAAAGCCTGGGCGGAATGCGGGCCATTGGTAAATTCGGAGATTCGGTGACGACCGACCATATTTCCCCGGCAGGCTCCATTGCAAAAGACAGCCCGGCAGGACAGTATTTGCAATCAAAAGGATTAAAGCCGGCCCAGTTTAACTCTTACGGATCGCGCCGCGGAAATCATGAAGTGATGATGCGGGGAACGTTCGCGAACATTCGCATTCGCAATCAGTTGGCGCCCGGAACCGAAGGCGGCTTTACGACGCATTGGCCGAGCGGTGAAGTGATGCCGATTTATGATGCGGCGATGGAATATAAAAAAGACAACACCGGACTCGTCGTCCTTGCCGGTGACGATTACGGGATGGGAAGCTCGCGGGACTGGGCGGCCAAGGGCACGACGCTCCTGGGCATCAAAACAGTCATCGCGAAAAGCTTTGAACGAATTCACCGCAGCAACCTTGCGCTAATGGGCGTTCTTCCCCTTCAATTCAAAGAGGGCGAAGGCGCTGATGAATTAGGGTTGACCGGCGAAGAAACGTTCCGGGTTGATATCGACGAAAATGTCAAGCCGCGACAACTCGTTACCGTTACGGCAGAAGACAACGATGGAAATACTAAAACATTCGAAACCATCGTTCGTTTCGACAGTGACGTGGAAGTTGACTATTACCGTCACGGCGGAATCCTGCCGATGGTTCTTCGCGACAAACTCACAGAAGAAGCGAAAGCTTAA
- the nadE gene encoding ammonia-dependent NAD(+) synthetase translates to MQQETIIRALSVQPTIDPDKEYEKRKGFLKSYAKHVRANGFVLGISGGQDSTLLGKMAQEAVEELREEENGHYQFIALRLPHGEQQDEDDASKALAFIQPDRTETINIQPAVDASTNSFAQAFDKELSDFHKGNTKARERMKVQYDVAATFGLLVIGTDHAAEAITGYFTKHGDGACDIVPLYGLNKRQGKALLRMLDAPSSTYMKTPTADLQDDRPGLSDEEALGLTYDEIDDFLEGKTVSVTVENKLMNYYRVTEHKRRMPVSPQDEWWENI, encoded by the coding sequence ATGCAACAGGAAACGATTATTCGTGCTTTGAGTGTCCAACCGACCATTGACCCCGATAAAGAATACGAAAAGCGAAAAGGATTTTTAAAGTCCTACGCCAAACACGTACGTGCAAATGGTTTCGTGCTTGGCATATCCGGAGGACAAGATTCGACATTGTTGGGGAAGATGGCACAAGAAGCAGTCGAAGAACTTCGTGAAGAGGAAAACGGGCATTATCAGTTTATTGCCTTGCGCCTCCCCCACGGGGAGCAACAGGATGAAGATGATGCAAGTAAAGCACTCGCGTTTATTCAACCGGACCGTACGGAAACAATCAATATCCAACCGGCGGTGGATGCTTCTACAAACAGCTTTGCACAAGCGTTTGACAAGGAGCTTAGTGATTTTCATAAAGGGAATACAAAGGCTCGAGAACGTATGAAGGTCCAATATGATGTGGCGGCCACATTTGGCTTGCTCGTCATCGGAACGGATCATGCCGCGGAGGCGATTACCGGTTATTTTACCAAACACGGGGATGGAGCTTGTGACATCGTCCCGTTGTATGGATTGAATAAACGACAAGGCAAAGCGCTTTTACGAATGTTGGACGCTCCATCATCGACCTATATGAAAACCCCGACGGCCGACTTGCAAGATGATCGGCCCGGCCTGTCAGACGAAGAAGCATTAGGATTGACATACGATGAAATTGATGATTTTCTGGAAGGAAAAACCGTTAGCGTCACAGTCGAGAACAAGCTAATGAACTATTATCGCGTAACCGAACATAAACGACGCATGCCTGTAAGCCCTCAAGATGAGTGGTGGGAAAATATCTAG
- a CDS encoding dipeptidase gives MYIADAHCDALLQLWSDDTKDFETDPVVNGDALKKGDVNAQVFAVFDPVYERRDDGFSIILRQLDVFHEKVRTHSRITYAPGEPLRTESRKTRAILALEGADAVSDDWMRWRLLKRLGIESVGLTWNEGNSLAAGCFEQKANGLSNKGEAVVDWLKAEGMILDGAHLNEQSFYEALERCGTFFVSHANARGVHDHVRNLTDEQLRMVKEKNGLIGMTFFSSFINGEKEAGFADLARHIDEVSSRIGPEYIGFGSDFDGIAFPVKRLEGPHRLPALLDWLLTRYKEEDVKRWAGENFRTFYNRHIEKNKTAIQRGRLQ, from the coding sequence ATGTATATCGCCGATGCACATTGTGACGCACTCTTGCAATTATGGAGCGATGACACCAAGGACTTCGAAACGGATCCGGTTGTCAATGGGGATGCCTTGAAAAAGGGGGACGTTAACGCACAAGTGTTTGCTGTGTTTGATCCGGTTTATGAGCGGCGTGATGACGGTTTTTCGATCATCCTGCGGCAATTGGATGTTTTCCATGAAAAAGTACGTACGCATTCGCGAATCACGTATGCCCCGGGAGAACCATTAAGGACAGAAAGCCGAAAAACAAGGGCGATTCTAGCCCTTGAAGGTGCGGACGCCGTTTCTGATGATTGGATGAGATGGCGATTGTTGAAACGGTTGGGGATTGAAAGCGTGGGCTTGACGTGGAATGAAGGAAATAGCCTTGCCGCGGGTTGTTTTGAACAAAAGGCAAACGGGCTGTCAAATAAAGGTGAGGCGGTCGTGGATTGGTTGAAAGCGGAAGGAATGATCTTGGATGGCGCCCATCTTAATGAGCAATCCTTTTACGAAGCACTTGAACGTTGTGGCACATTTTTTGTCAGTCATGCTAATGCTCGTGGCGTGCATGATCATGTACGAAATTTAACGGATGAGCAGTTGCGGATGGTTAAAGAAAAAAATGGGCTGATCGGCATGACGTTTTTCTCATCATTCATAAACGGCGAAAAAGAAGCAGGATTTGCCGACTTGGCTCGTCATATCGACGAGGTAAGCAGCCGGATAGGACCGGAATATATCGGTTTCGGTTCTGACTTTGACGGAATCGCCTTCCCTGTAAAAAGATTGGAAGGGCCGCACCGGCTGCCGGCATTACTTGACTGGCTGCTTACGCGCTATAAAGAAGAAGATGTAAAACGGTGGGCGGGTGAAAACTTCCGGACATTTTATAACCGGCACATTGAAAAGAATAAAACGGCCATTCAGAGAGGGCGGCTTCAATAA
- a CDS encoding SurA N-terminal domain-containing protein: MKKVLATSGLSFLLAIGLAACGGDGEENGEEGDTDNGEGEGEEQASDALPDEEMEMPEPDIDLDDVPDPVAEVNEEQIGKEAFEEIYTMQVEQLAQTQMMDITEDEEQDQQVREQIANLLVEEELLLQEANDRGIEVSDEDMNETIEELAGGMGQDTEAFYEAMEAQGMSEDEVHDMLVEELRVEQLVEEEFGEVEISDEELEELYDEQIAMMEQQMGDEMEEDPPELSEMEDQLRDQAEQMEIQENREALTNDLEEDANIEIHV; this comes from the coding sequence GTGAAAAAAGTTTTAGCAACGAGTGGACTGTCGTTTCTGCTTGCGATTGGACTGGCTGCATGTGGGGGCGATGGCGAAGAAAACGGAGAAGAAGGAGATACAGATAACGGGGAAGGAGAAGGGGAAGAGCAAGCCAGTGACGCGCTTCCGGATGAGGAAATGGAAATGCCGGAGCCGGACATTGACTTAGACGATGTTCCCGATCCTGTTGCTGAGGTAAATGAAGAACAAATCGGTAAAGAAGCATTTGAAGAGATCTACACCATGCAGGTGGAGCAGTTAGCGCAAACCCAGATGATGGATATTACCGAAGATGAGGAACAAGACCAACAAGTTCGCGAGCAAATCGCAAACCTGCTCGTAGAAGAGGAACTGCTTCTGCAAGAAGCTAACGATCGTGGCATTGAAGTGAGCGACGAAGACATGAATGAAACGATCGAAGAATTGGCTGGAGGCATGGGCCAAGACACGGAAGCATTCTATGAAGCGATGGAAGCACAGGGCATGTCCGAAGACGAAGTACATGACATGTTAGTGGAAGAGCTTCGCGTCGAGCAGTTGGTAGAAGAAGAATTCGGAGAAGTTGAAATCAGCGATGAAGAATTAGAAGAGCTTTATGATGAGCAAATCGCGATGATGGAACAACAAATGGGCGATGAAATGGAAGAAGATCCGCCCGAGCTCTCTGAAATGGAAGATCAACTGCGGGACCAGGCGGAACAAATGGAAATCCAAGAAAATCGCGAAGCATTAACGAACGATCTTGAAGAAGATGCTAACATTGAAATACACGTGTAG
- a CDS encoding YneF family protein codes for MSTIWVVLIALAALLVGLVGGFFIARKTMVSYMKKNPPINEQMLRVMMSQMGQNPSQKKINQMMKAMQKEQGKK; via the coding sequence ATGAGTACGATCTGGGTTGTTTTAATCGCTCTGGCAGCCTTACTCGTAGGACTTGTGGGAGGGTTTTTTATTGCCCGCAAAACAATGGTCAGTTATATGAAAAAAAACCCGCCTATTAATGAACAAATGCTACGTGTAATGATGAGTCAAATGGGACAAAATCCATCCCAAAAGAAGATTAATCAGATGATGAAAGCGATGCAAAAAGAACAGGGGAAAAAATAA
- a CDS encoding DUF421 domain-containing protein, with the protein MENITDIWMGSNDLPFYGFIVRAIFVYLYIFLMVKVIGQRSMANIDPLDFIFGVIIGDVIGETVSSGDEELTGPVAGAAVIAFLHWLFSFASLKLPRFRRLVEDEPFIIIEKGQILDHVLTRTGMTIEQLLMELRQHDASDLNEIDYAVLEPNGNISVIKRSPFNAATAYDVGLSPQNRGYPKVIISDGKVVPENMEKIMTHAELEKGIMDHGYNAVEDIFLMTVNEVDEWYISPRLRV; encoded by the coding sequence ATGGAAAACATCACCGACATTTGGATGGGGTCAAACGACTTGCCGTTTTATGGTTTTATCGTTCGTGCCATCTTTGTTTACCTATACATATTCCTTATGGTTAAGGTGATCGGTCAACGGTCCATGGCCAACATCGATCCACTGGACTTTATTTTTGGTGTCATCATCGGGGATGTTATAGGGGAAACCGTATCAAGCGGAGATGAAGAACTTACCGGTCCCGTTGCCGGAGCTGCTGTCATCGCTTTTTTACATTGGCTTTTTTCTTTTGCCAGCCTAAAATTGCCTCGATTTAGAAGGTTGGTTGAGGATGAACCGTTCATTATTATTGAAAAAGGACAGATTCTAGATCATGTGCTTACAAGAACCGGCATGACCATTGAACAATTACTCATGGAACTTAGGCAACATGACGCGTCCGATTTAAATGAAATTGATTATGCGGTGTTGGAACCAAATGGGAACATTAGCGTGATTAAACGTAGTCCGTTTAATGCGGCGACTGCCTACGATGTCGGGTTGAGCCCGCAAAACAGAGGATACCCGAAAGTAATCATCAGTGACGGGAAGGTCGTACCCGAGAACATGGAAAAAATCATGACGCACGCTGAATTGGAAAAAGGGATCATGGATCATGGCTATAACGCCGTTGAAGACATCTTTTTGATGACGGTTAATGAAGTTGATGAATGGTATATTAGCCCACGCCTCCGTGTATAA
- a CDS encoding FbpB family small basic protein, with product MRRVKNVRFIDLLRDNREAILNDREEMNRIEERLDAKRK from the coding sequence GTGCGAAGAGTTAAAAATGTTCGCTTTATCGATTTGTTACGGGACAATCGCGAAGCGATTCTTAACGATCGAGAAGAAATGAATCGAATAGAAGAGCGCTTGGATGCTAAAAGAAAATAA
- a CDS encoding DUF2621 family protein: MWLIVLWSVFMIVFMFIGGFFMFRKFLKRLPKDDGHSILDWQDYYLEKTRHLWTREQSNLLEELVSPVPELFRDIAREKIAGKIGELALNERANHMTEDLIIRGYILATPKRDHKFLRKKLDEKEMDYSQYEQLF; this comes from the coding sequence ATGTGGTTGATTGTCCTTTGGTCTGTGTTCATGATTGTGTTCATGTTTATCGGCGGATTTTTCATGTTTCGGAAATTCCTGAAGCGCCTGCCGAAAGACGACGGGCACTCCATCCTTGATTGGCAAGACTATTATCTTGAGAAAACCCGCCATCTTTGGACACGTGAGCAGAGCAATTTGCTCGAAGAACTCGTCTCTCCCGTCCCTGAATTGTTCCGTGATATCGCGCGAGAAAAAATTGCCGGCAAAATCGGAGAGCTTGCGTTAAACGAACGCGCGAACCATATGACGGAAGACTTGATCATTCGCGGTTATATTTTGGCAACCCCTAAACGCGACCATAAATTTTTGCGAAAAAAACTGGATGAAAAAGAGATGGATTACAGCCAATATGAACAGCTGTTTTAA
- a CDS encoding acyl-CoA thioesterase has translation MKTACTNIQVRYAETDQMGVVHHSQYLIWCEIGRTALINDLGFSYAKLEEDGVLAPVTDANLSYKRAVRYGETVRVETWIEAYDGIRAVYGYAIYNEEDQLCVSGTTTHVIVDRERFRPRSMRKHLPEWHDVYEREKKQKEESE, from the coding sequence TTGAAAACAGCGTGCACCAACATACAAGTTCGATACGCGGAAACAGATCAAATGGGGGTTGTTCACCATTCCCAGTATTTAATATGGTGTGAGATTGGTCGAACCGCACTGATCAACGATTTGGGCTTTTCCTATGCCAAATTGGAAGAGGACGGTGTACTTGCCCCGGTAACGGATGCTAATTTGTCTTATAAAAGAGCGGTTCGATATGGGGAAACCGTTCGCGTAGAGACATGGATCGAAGCTTACGATGGAATTCGAGCGGTGTACGGCTACGCCATATATAATGAAGAGGACCAATTATGCGTAAGTGGAACAACCACGCATGTGATCGTTGACCGTGAACGTTTTCGTCCCCGTTCCATGAGAAAACACTTGCCGGAATGGCACGACGTGTATGAACGGGAAAAGAAACAAAAAGAAGAGAGCGAATAA
- a CDS encoding alpha/beta fold hydrolase, translating into MSYVDRYPVQADEINVQHYPATENNASQRLFVLIHGFMSSAYSYQALIPELRFYGQVVTFDLPGFGRSKKTLRYRYSYAQYAKTVHAILQPYVSEKTEVIPVGHSMGGQIALRLPKIMPRPPKKIVLLGSSGGIARLPYWVRAATYLPFFSTWLRRYIRKHDVRNILHEVIYDASIITNEHVYAYEKPLQEKAMYQSLTKFIRHREGDLTKTELADIHVPILLLWGEADRVVPLNVGEKLVRALPSATILTYPEIGHLLPEEMPKETAKAIQSFTEA; encoded by the coding sequence ATGAGTTACGTTGATCGCTACCCGGTTCAAGCGGATGAAATAAATGTGCAACACTATCCCGCGACTGAAAACAACGCATCACAGCGATTGTTCGTATTGATTCATGGGTTCATGTCCTCAGCCTATAGCTATCAAGCACTTATTCCCGAGTTGCGCTTTTATGGCCAGGTTGTGACCTTCGATCTTCCCGGTTTTGGGCGTAGCAAGAAAACATTGCGATACCGCTATTCATACGCCCAATATGCAAAGACGGTCCATGCCATACTACAGCCATATGTGAGTGAAAAAACCGAAGTGATTCCCGTCGGTCATTCCATGGGCGGGCAGATTGCCCTCCGTTTGCCAAAAATAATGCCTCGTCCGCCGAAAAAAATTGTGTTGCTGGGCAGTTCCGGAGGGATCGCCCGTCTCCCTTATTGGGTACGGGCCGCTACATATCTCCCCTTTTTTTCAACATGGCTCAGGCGTTATATACGCAAACACGATGTCCGCAATATTTTGCATGAAGTCATCTACGATGCGTCCATCATTACGAACGAACACGTATATGCTTATGAAAAACCCTTACAGGAAAAAGCGATGTATCAATCGCTGACAAAATTTATTCGCCACCGCGAAGGCGATTTAACGAAAACGGAACTCGCGGACATCCACGTGCCAATCCTGTTGCTGTGGGGAGAAGCAGACCGTGTCGTACCTTTGAATGTAGGAGAAAAGCTCGTACGTGCCTTGCCCAGCGCCACAATTTTAACTTATCCGGAAATTGGCCATCTTCTTCCGGAAGAGATGCCGAAGGAAACAGCAAAAGCGATCCAATCATTCACGGAGGCTTGA
- a CDS encoding YppG family protein, which yields MINHPQHRPRPSHYEEPYMYPPRPYPPSLPPISGPLNGNPPPPVYGNAGKKPMPPAVSGIMTGFTNENGNLDVQKTMTTIDTAVKTYQQVSPMIKQLSSIFLYRR from the coding sequence ATGATCAATCACCCTCAGCATCGGCCGCGACCGTCTCACTATGAAGAGCCGTACATGTATCCGCCACGTCCTTATCCGCCTTCGTTGCCACCGATTTCCGGACCGCTTAATGGCAATCCACCACCGCCCGTTTATGGAAACGCGGGGAAAAAACCGATGCCACCGGCTGTCTCCGGGATTATGACAGGATTCACGAATGAGAATGGCAATCTAGATGTTCAGAAGACAATGACAACCATTGATACAGCTGTGAAAACGTACCAGCAAGTTTCACCGATGATTAAGCAGCTCTCTTCCATCTTTCTGTACCGAAGGTAA
- the metA gene encoding homoserine O-acetyltransferase MetA, with protein sequence MPIKIPNELPAKDILQQENIFVMNERRAYTQDIRPLHIVILNLMPLKETTETQLLRLLGNSPLQVDITFLHPSTHRSKNTSPEHLEAFYKSFADVKDQYFDGMIITGAPVERLSFEDVDYWDELVEMLEWSKTNVTSTLHICWGAQAALYYHFQIPKCELPRKQFGVYKHEIKVKNSPLLRGFDDQFYVPHSRYTTTKNEDIEAEEELVILADSDDAGVYLISDFNGSQVFVTGHAEYDATTLRDEYNRDRERGLDTQAPTGYFPSENPDNDPLLIWRAHSHLLFSNWLNYYVYQETPYELR encoded by the coding sequence ATGCCAATAAAAATTCCGAACGAATTACCGGCAAAAGATATACTGCAGCAAGAGAATATATTCGTAATGAATGAAAGGCGGGCGTATACGCAAGACATCCGTCCGTTGCATATCGTTATATTGAATTTAATGCCATTGAAAGAAACGACGGAAACCCAACTTTTACGATTGTTGGGAAATTCTCCTCTGCAAGTGGATATTACGTTCTTACATCCGAGCACACACCGATCAAAAAATACCTCCCCTGAACATTTGGAAGCTTTTTATAAAAGTTTTGCGGATGTCAAGGATCAATATTTTGATGGCATGATCATCACCGGTGCACCGGTTGAACGATTATCCTTCGAGGACGTTGACTATTGGGACGAATTGGTTGAAATGTTGGAGTGGAGTAAAACCAACGTCACTTCCACCTTGCATATTTGTTGGGGAGCACAGGCAGCCTTATATTATCATTTCCAAATTCCGAAGTGTGAGCTGCCCCGCAAACAATTCGGAGTTTACAAACATGAGATTAAAGTGAAGAACAGTCCGCTTTTGCGTGGGTTTGACGATCAATTTTATGTTCCCCATTCCCGATATACGACGACGAAAAATGAGGATATTGAAGCAGAAGAAGAGCTGGTTATACTGGCTGATTCGGACGACGCCGGTGTGTACTTGATCTCAGATTTTAACGGAAGTCAGGTGTTTGTCACCGGACACGCGGAATATGATGCAACAACTTTAAGAGACGAGTACAACCGCGACCGAGAACGAGGACTCGATACACAAGCGCCGACCGGTTATTTTCCGAGCGAGAATCCGGACAATGATCCTTTACTCATTTGGAGAGCCCATTCCCATCTGCTTTTTTCCAATTGGCTAAACTATTACGTCTACCAAGAAACACCTTATGAGTTACGTTGA
- a CDS encoding CcdC family protein: MGNITETTLLFILTTVGAAMMGVFAIMVRMKAIKKPATVKKIIIPPIMMSTGFLMFLYEPTHLPLARIIAPLLVGAAASYLLIRTSRFEVHNGDIYMKRSKLFIFLLLGLLLARVIIKAIMGEQIHLAQMAGMFFLLAYGMILPWRVAMLLMFRKKQQEIKAPLMDMPMREKT, encoded by the coding sequence GTGGGCAACATAACGGAAACAACCTTACTTTTTATACTTACAACGGTTGGCGCGGCTATGATGGGGGTGTTTGCCATCATGGTGCGAATGAAGGCAATAAAAAAACCGGCAACTGTAAAAAAAATTATTATTCCCCCAATCATGATGAGTACCGGTTTTTTGATGTTTTTATACGAACCTACGCACCTTCCTCTTGCCCGTATCATCGCGCCACTGCTCGTCGGTGCTGCCGCGTCCTATTTATTGATTCGCACGTCACGCTTTGAAGTACACAATGGCGATATCTATATGAAAAGATCTAAATTGTTTATTTTTTTATTGTTGGGGCTGCTCTTGGCCCGAGTGATCATAAAGGCGATCATGGGCGAACAAATTCATCTTGCGCAAATGGCCGGGATGTTTTTCCTGCTTGCATACGGGATGATCCTACCGTGGCGCGTGGCCATGCTACTTATGTTCCGAAAAAAACAACAAGAAATCAAAGCCCCGCTCATGGACATGCCCATGAGAGAGAAGACATAA